In Montipora foliosa isolate CH-2021 chromosome 13, ASM3666993v2, whole genome shotgun sequence, one DNA window encodes the following:
- the LOC137982151 gene encoding A disintegrin and metalloproteinase with thrombospondin motifs 6-like: MSSVQTSGPKSLEWSSCSRRGLQYFLSSNESWCLDDPPSPTRPTSSPSTLTKLPGQLVDADKQCLNQYGTGYSRCVQREGSCEALYCTQDGYRCKSRLSRPLEGTACGKRKWCIRGSCVDNGLPKIHGGWSEWSEFTECSPPCDGGLRHRHRSCTNPQPKNGGEGCVGESKAFWEICNANVTCPESQTEMRDQQCRQFDENFAFHQVQGANPCHLACKLANTYSFYGNVKDGARCNRLDASVYDVCLDGECQEVGCDHVLWSGKFRDRCGLCDGNGNSCTVIASYYTKVLSRYGYHAVDTIVVLPVGSTHVVFEEKTATYNLLGVQDENGTNLIPIPSWWGKVFYAAGTKITYINYVKFPDRIEIDGPINMLLKIVFVQVWEQNVGIKYHYLRPLEAGVASLPLTCTWRMNNWTNCLEGQQTRDVFCMRTDNDTGEEYQSYASENCCGKKSKPDTVKLCPLLLEYRWHSEWEACSKTCGNGSQSKSIVCRAKVDDTQYKKDESGALCNSTLKPVAEFRRCNDIKCPAQWTTTWSECSQLCLPGERTTISRCLTTNEAGEREDVADIQCEYEPRPLPRTEPCNTDNTSDPCQAYEIGCFRSPEDLFSETLGDFTQANNPTHALRQCKELTRRKNYNVFALGHDGLCMSGADAQETYYLYQPPNRKTRCSNGIGSGDTSVVYSFDAPPELEAVGCYKDRSTDRAMSTLYANFRPFKDWDNLNATIQQCAFVARDIGYEYFGVQYYGECWSSFDAALTYDKHGLQRDEIKCWSNVGGSYTNFVYHIL; the protein is encoded by the exons ATGTCATCGGTTCAAACGTCGGGACCAAAGTCTCTCGAGTGGTCTTCGTGCAGCAGGCGAGGTCTGCAATACTTCTTATC GAGCAACGAGTCTTGGTGTCTTGATGATCCACCATCCCCAACGCGTCCAACATCTTCTCCATCAACTCTAACCAAGCTCCCAGGTCAACTAGTGGACGCGGACAAACAGTGCCTTAACCAGTATGGGACTGGGTATAGTCGATGTGTTCAGAGGGAG GGCTCATGTGAAGCTCTTTATTGCACACAAGACGGGTATAGATGCAAGtcacgtttatcaagaccactGGAGGGAACAGCTTGTGGAAAGAGGAAA TGGTGCATTAGAGGATCATGTGTTGATAATGGCTTACCGAAGATCCATGGAGGTTGGAGTGAATGGTCCGAATTCACTGAGTGTTCCCCACCATGTGACGGAGGCTTGCGTCATCGACACAGAAGTTGTACCAACCCACA ACCTAAGAATGGCGGTGAAGGATGTGTTGGCGAGTCCAAAGCATTTTGGGAAATATGCAACGCCAAC GTGACTTGTCCAGAAAGTCAGACTGAGATGCGTGATCAGCAGTGTAGGCAATTTGATGAAAATTTCGCCTTTCATCAAGTTCAAG GAGCCAATCCTTGCCATCTAGCTTGTAAATTAGCAAATACATACAGTTTCTATGGCAATGTCAAGGACGGAGCCCGTTGCAATCGTTTGGATGCTTCCGTCTATGACGTCTGCCTGGATGGAGAATGCCAG GAAGTGGGATGTGATCACGTGCTTTGGTCCGGAAAATTCAGGGACCGATGCGGACTTTGTGATGGTAACGGAAACTCGTGTACTGTGATAGCTTCATATTACACCAAAGTCCTCTCAAGATACG GTTATCATGCAGTGGATACCATTGTTGTTCTACCTGTGGGCAGTACTCATGTTGTGTTCGAGGAGAAAACAGCCACTTATAATTTGCTAG GAGTTCAAGATGAAAATGGAACAAATCTGATCCCCATTCCCAGCTGGTGGGGCAAGGTATTCTACGCTGCTGGAACCAAAATAACTTACATCAATTACGTTAAATTTCCGGACCGCATTGAAATTGATGGACCAATCAACATGCTTCTAAAAATAGTG tttGTCCAAGTATGGGAGCAAAACGTTGGAATAAAATATCATTATCTGAGGCCTCTTGAGGCTGGAGTAGCCTCGCTTCCACTCACGTGTACCTGGAGGATGAACAATTGGACGAATTGTCTCGAAG GTCAGCAAACGCGGGATGTATTCTGCATGCGAACTGACAACGACACTGGTGAAGAATATCAATCCTATGCAAGTGAGAACTGCTGTGGCAAAAAATCAAAACCGGATACTGTCAAACTTTGCCCTTTGCTCCTCGAATATAG ATGGCATTCAGAGTGGGAGGCATGCTCCAAGACATGCGGTAAcggtagccaatcaaaatctattgtttgCCGCGCGAAGGTGGATGACACGCAGTACAAGAAAGACGAATCGGGAGCTTTGTGTAATTCAACACTTAAGCCTGTAGCTGAGTTTCGTCGCTGTAATGACATCAAATGCCCAGCCCAATGGACCACAACTTGGTCAGAG TGCTCGCAATTATGCTTACCCGGAGAGAGAACCACCATATCTAGATGCTTAACAACTAATGAAGCGGGCGAAAGAGAGGACGTAGCAGACATACAATGCGAATATGAACCCAGGCCCCTTCCCAGAACTGAGCCGTGTAATACCGACAATACTTCAGACCCTTGTCAAG cgtATGAAATAGGCTGTTTTAGGAGCCCCGAGGACCTATTCTCAGAAACGCTAGGTGACTTTACACAAGCAAACAACCCAACTCATGCTTTAAGGCAATGCAAAGAGTTGACCCGCAGAAAGAACTACAATGTATTTGCGCTTGGTCATGACGGTTTATGCATGTCAGGAGCAGACGCGCAAGAAACATACTATCTCTATCAGCCTCCTAACAGGAAAACAAGGTGCTCAAACGGAATCGGTAGTGGAGATACAAGTGTCGTCTACTCGTTCG ATGCACCACCCGAATTAGAAGCCGTTGGCTGCTATAAAGATAGATCAACGGACCGTGCGATGTCTACTCTGTATGCCAATTTCCGGCCGTTTAAGGACTGGGACAACCTGAACGCAACTATTCAGCAATGCGCATTTGTGGCACGTGATATAGGCTATGAGTACTTTGGTGTTCAATATTACGGCGAATGCTGGTCTTCTTTTGACGCTGCACTGACCTATGATAAGCATGGGTTGCaaagagatgaaataaagtgttggAGCAATGTTGGGGGTAGTTACACCAACTTTGTTTATCATATTCTTTAG